AATTATGGAAACTGGAAAACTTTAGAGATTTTATAGAAGAACGCAAAAAACTGATAGAACAGAAATTTGATTACTTGATTTTGAAAAAATAACTACACTTTGCAATTAGAAGCTGAAGGGCGCTTAACTATTCCTGATTCGGTGCGCCAAAGGTTAGAGTGGGAAAAGAGCGATCTTTATCTTCTTTGGCTTCTTTCTTCTTCTTTCTTCGTGTTCTTCGTGTCTTCGTGGTTCAAAAACAAGGAGTAATCAACCCGTTTTTAGTATTAAACTCAATTACAGAACTGTTTCCCAAGCATATTTGTATTTATGACCAACTTACTAGAAATTGAAGCAGCAATTAAACAACTTCCAGAAAACGATGTTCGCCAATTGGCAACTTGGCTGCAAAACTATTTAAATGAAAAGTGCGATCGCGTAGCGTGTGCGTTAGCACGTATCGACAAATCGAATCAGATTTAGCATCAGGCAAATTAGTTGATGAGCTAATTCAAGAACCCAGAGAGGAAGCAGCAAGTGAGTAAATTTGTTTTGGATGCTTCTGCTTTGTTAGTGCGATCGCCTTAGCCTCAACGTTATATAATCATAATTGATATTGTTTTCTTAAAAGTCAAAAATGCCAGCCAAAGACATTTACCACCAAGCCGTAAAAAATGCCTTAATTAAAGATGGTTGGACAATTACAGCCGATCCTTATAAAATTCAATATGAAGATGCTGAACTATATGCAGATTTAGCTGCTGAAAAACCTATAGCAGCAGAACGAAATGGACGCAAAATAATTGTCGAAATCAAAAGTTTTATTAGTCCTTCACCGATGAGAGATTTTGAAAATGCTTTAGGGCAATATATTTTATATCGGAATTTACTAAAGTTAAACAATCAGGATTATGAAATTTATCTAGCAGTAAGAGACAGTATATTTGATACGTTTTTTCAAAGAAAGTCTATCCAAGCAGTTGTTAAACTTAATGAAATTGCTTTGCTTGTTTTCAATAATGAAAGAGAGGAGATTATCCAATGGATAAACTAACCCACTATCGCAATTTAATCAAACAAGTTCTCACGGAATACGATAATTTATCTCATCAATCGTCTACTCAAAATTCCGAAACTTGCTTAGTATTTGATGAAAACTACGATCATTATTTGTGGTTAACAGTTGATTGGCAAGGAAGTAAACGGCTGAAATATACTCACGTTCATATTAGAATTAAAAACGACAAAATTTATATAGAAGAAGATTTCACAGAGGAAGGAATAGCAACTGAATTAATGCGTTTGGGTATTTCTCCTAGTGAAATTGTTTTGGCTTTTCAACCGCCAGATGTGCGAAAGTTTACAGAGTTTGCTACTGCTTAAGGAGTCTTCAGAATGAAATTACCTTATACTATTGTCATTCAATGGAGTGATGAAGATGGATGTTATTTAGTCCATTTACCTGAATTTCCTACTCAAAAATTTCATACTCATGGGGAAACCTATCAAGAAGCATTAAGCAATGCTCAAGAAGTTTTAGAATTACTCGTTGAAGAATATCAACAAGATGGTAAACCTTTACCTCAACCTAAACCTTTAGTTATTTCTCAAGTTGCTTAGGGTGGGGGAAAGAACGATCGCATTATAAATCTTTTCCCGATCGCGGAATTGTAAAATAAAAAATACTACCTTTTCCTAACTCGCTTTCTACCCAAATCTCGCCTCTGTGTTTTTGGACAATTGTTTTACAAATAGCTAAACCTAAACCAGTACCACCTTTTTGACGAGAATCAGAAGCATCAACTTGTTGAAAACGCTCAAAAATGGTTTCTAACTTTTCCGGTGGAATACCCCTACCTTCGTCTTGTACTGAGAAGCAGACATAGGAAGTAGATAAAGAGTAATCTGCTTCACTTTCTGTACTATCGTAATTGACTAAATCTGCTTTTAACCAGATAGTACTGCCAGAGGGAGAAAATTTAATAGCGTTGCTGAGTAAATTCGTAATTACTTGCACGATCGCACCAGGACTCACCAACAAATTTACCGAAATTGGTACAATTTTAATACTGATTGCAGCTTGGCTAGCCAGAGTCTGAACAGCCTCAACTGCTTGTTTCATCAACTCACTAGTTTCAGATTCTTCTATTAGTAGTTCGACGGAACCTGATTCTAAACGTTCTAAGTCTAAAATATCATTGAGTAACCGTACCAAGCGAATGCTATTATTTACTGCCATTTGTAAAAAATGTTGGAACTTCTCTGATTGATTGTCAAATTTTCCCGATTGCAGAATTCCTAAAGCACCGCAAATTGAAGTCATTGGCGTGCGGAGTTCATGACTAACGATGGAAATAAATTCATCTTTTATTCGTTCAGCTACTTGGCGATCGCTAATATCTTGAATTTGGGAAACACAATATAACGGAACACCATTTTGATCTCGAATGAGCGATGTACTTTGAATCGTCCAAATTACCTTTCCTTGCTTATGGATGCTGCGTTTTTTGATTTGAAAAGAACGCTGTTCGCCCGATAGCAATTTCTGGACATTTTCCTCAATCGGTTGGAAATCTTCCGGGTGAGTAATCCCCCAACAAGTTTTTTGCAATAATTCTGTTTCACTATAACCAACCATTGCACAAAGTACTTGATTAACCTCTAGAAATTGTCCATCCAAAGCAACTAAAGCCATGCCAATTGCGGCATCATCAAATGCCAGGCGAAATCGAATTTCACTTTCGCGCAAAGCTGCTTCGGCGCGTTTGCTTTCGCTAATATCCTGCACAATTCCATGCCCAACGATATCTCCATTGTCTCGTTTTTCCAGCACAGAACGCTTAGCAATTAACCACTTCAACTTGCCAGAAGGAGTAATAACTCGCCATTCATAAGAGAAAGGTTCAAAAGTGGTAAGATTTTGTTGCAAAGCTAAACTATAAGCTGCCACATCTTCTGGATGCCAGAGATTAGAAATTAGCGAAAAATCTGCTATTGCTTGTTCCGGTTTAATTTCTAATATTTCTTCCACAGCAGCACTGATATATTCTAACCGCGTAGATCCATCTGGTGCATGAACAATCGTATAAATAATTCCCGGTACATTAGCCGCTAACTGTTGAAATCGAGCTTCACTTTCGCGCAAAGCTGCTTCTGTACGTTTGCGTTCGCTAATATCTGTAATTAGTGCATAATATCCTTGCACAACTTGATGTTCATTCGTATCTGGAACTAAAATTGCAGAGATATCACGAATATGATTATCTTGATAAGGAACTTCCGCTTCATAAGTAACAATTTTTCCCGCCAAAACTTGGGTAATGTAGG
The sequence above is drawn from the Phormidium ambiguum IAM M-71 genome and encodes:
- a CDS encoding XisH family protein, with the protein product MPAKDIYHQAVKNALIKDGWTITADPYKIQYEDAELYADLAAEKPIAAERNGRKIIVEIKSFISPSPMRDFENALGQYILYRNLLKLNNQDYEIYLAVRDSIFDTFFQRKSIQAVVKLNEIALLVFNNEREEIIQWIN
- a CDS encoding XisI protein, whose product is MDKLTHYRNLIKQVLTEYDNLSHQSSTQNSETCLVFDENYDHYLWLTVDWQGSKRLKYTHVHIRIKNDKIYIEEDFTEEGIATELMRLGISPSEIVLAFQPPDVRKFTEFATA
- a CDS encoding type II toxin-antitoxin system HicB family antitoxin — its product is MKLPYTIVIQWSDEDGCYLVHLPEFPTQKFHTHGETYQEALSNAQEVLELLVEEYQQDGKPLPQPKPLVISQVA